The stretch of DNA TTAAAGATTgaattaagaaaaaatttctTGTCAGGGCCTgcaacaaaacaaaaacaaataaagGGAGTTCCCatggatatatatataatcatttgCTATAGTCATAAAGAGAATGAACACAAGGAAATAACTTGTTTCTCGTGAAGATTAACATGTGAATGTGATCCATCTATGGCGCATTTGAGTTCATAGGTAATGCGTTTAGCAACAGCATACCAGCATGCAAGaatgaaaaactaaaaacatAACTGCATATATAGGTTGTGAATACATGCACCAAAACTTGATTTTCTTTAGTGCAGATGAGAGAAAATGAAAATCTAGCTGTTCtgagattatatatatttatctgaCGTTTATCATGTGCACAGTGCTCTTATCAAATTATTGACGCCCAAGAGCtaaaaaatagaatgaaaagCCACAGTCGAAACCATTTAACCATCATTAATTTATCACATGTATGGGAAATGTGATGAATGATATCAGTTTGAAGGACTCTCAAGTATCTGTCTGTGCCTGAGTAAAGGGGTCATTCTTTACTTGCATAATTAATAAGAGCAACCAAACTTTGGCCAGACAATTTACATGGTGACTCAGAAAACAACTTAATTAGCTTAGCTTACTTAATGAAATCAGAAGGGAGCCTCGAGTGATTCGTCCCAAACTTCTGCACTTCCATTGGAAGCATCTTCAACATCTTCTTCCATTGAAAGCCTAATATATTCTCTATGTGCAAAGCGATCCCACTCTGTCAAGGTTGGATTTTCACGTTCCTGTTCATATCACAGCACCATCAAACCCAAAATCAACAATGGAAATGATATCACTTCTACAAAAAATTTGTTCCAATTAGTTGATGTGTATCATGTACCTGACGGATGAGGAACGGATCACGAGTTTCAAACGCCATAAACTTATTAAGGTTGAAGAGGATATTGAAAACACTTCCGGAAAGTTTACAACCTTTTAAGTCACGGAGGGTAATATAGCTCTCATTCTGCAAGAGAAAGGAACTCAATGTCAACCTCAAATGAAACTCTCTCAACACAATTgatttagaaaagaaaaaaaaatgtgttggGTGAAATGGCTAGACATGACCAACTGACATTCTCATAAAACATTCTACTAGACAAATTACGGCTATAACTTTCTTTAGCATTCTCAACATACACGACTATATACCGTACCAAGCCAATACTCATTGGTTTATTTGCATACTGTCTACAGATATGGTGGATAACAGGTTAATTCAAACATTAATAGAATACTAAGTTGCAGACTCTCTCCTTAGCCTGAATTTAAAAATTCACATAATTCGCTTGAGGAAATAAAAATTCAATGAAACTTAGTCAGCTAGAAATATGTACTAGCAACATTGATTCACCACTTAAGAAATGGATAGAAATTATAAATAAGTGGATAGGGGAAAATGGTGAATGCAGGAAAGGGAGTTTAATCCACCACTGAAACCATCAAATtaagacattttttttattataaaaaaaaaagtgactaATATAGAAAACGTAAAACCTCGGGTCCTATCATGTCAATTATCTGGCATAGTATATCCTCAAAAAGGACAGGTTCTTGTGCCATACATTCCATCCGATGCAATTGCTCCTCGTAAAAGAATTGCAGTTCATTTCTTGTTAAAATTCCATTTCCATCCAAATCTATGCACTTGAACCTACAAGAAAATTAATGTCAGAACTACGCAAGCTGAAGGGCACAGCAATTACCATAAATAGAGAAAGCAAAGCATTCATTAGTACTGCTAAGCTAAGCTGATCAACAGTCCTTTACCAAACTAAAATCAGAACATATGTTGCTTGCAGATTTATAAAATCAGATCATATGTTGCTTGTATCTATATGTCCCTCCTCTaagttaatttaatataaaagtaaagAGACATGTCACATCCATAACCATGATGTGTGAAAAATAGGAATAGCATTAGTTTTGGCCTTCTAGAAAGTAAAAAACCAAGATACTTATAAGATTGACCCATCTATTACTCTGAACTTAGGCAACTGTTCTagcataatttttttcttgtaaGCTGGCAAGGCTACCTCAGAAAAGTAGCATATTTATAAGAAGACCAAGAAACGAAAAGATgaaagaatattaaaattagaGTGATCCAGCCAAAAgcaacataacaaaaaaaaaagacaaaatttGGGTGCAGACATACCAATACTCAAGGCTAGGCTCAGATGATTTATCCTCCTCTGAGAGAATGAAGTAAACAAAATCTTCATAGCCCATTTTTCCTTCAACTTTACTGGTAAACTTTCTGGGGATCTGCCAGCCAAAAGAAAGGTGATAAATAATTCTGAAACTAAATAATAAATCTGACCAGCACTAGAGGGAAGACAGAAAATATATCTTTCTTAttgaataccaaaaaaaaaaatcctttgtATGTAACGGtaattataaaaacaaaacattGCAGCAACACAAACCTGGGTGAATATTCGATCAACAATACGGTAGGTAAGTGCATGGTTACCATATCTGATAAGATTTTCTTTATCGATCAAAAAATCATGGTCCGTATCCAGCTCCCAGAACTTGcaatatatgacataaaaatgctcATAAGAGAAGTATCTGTCAAAGAATAACACGGGACAAAAAGATGTTAGTATTTTTAGAAACCTGATATCATGTTACAAGCAAGCATACTCATGCAATGAAATCTTATCATATAATCATGTGAGAAGTGAAAACTAGTGATATGAAAATGGTTTCTATTCTATACCAGTAATATAATAACCACGCACAGCTACGACAAGTCCTTATCCAGAATATTTACCTCAACACTTTGTTGATGTCCTCTTCTTCATCTGCATGTTGCATTGCATCAATCAGGTTCCCACGTTTCAGCTCCCTGAGGGTAAGATGACCGGTCCCACATCTATTTATGTAGTAAAATATTCTGTATATAACAGTTTCAGCTGGCCATTGCAATAATATTTCAAAAGTTAAAAACATAAACTAAAAAGTAAGAGAAATAATTAAATAGCTTTTATAACCATATCATTGCCAcaataattcaaaatttaaacaaaaaatatcccatgtaaatattttaatataagttATAAACAACAGACTAGATAATATCACTACAGTCTATACTCTAGAGAACGAGTGTAAGTTCTCATCTTAGAAAATAGCCTAGATACACATAGAGAGCACAAGTCCTAAGAAATTCTATATCTAGCCAGCTCAAAGCTCCACTTTCTCCTCTAGTAAAACAATAATCAACTGTCATAGAGACAACTTGCATACACAAAGCAAACAGTCCAATAAGAACTCAGAAGTGGTATATGGTCATATATCCatgtaaatatcaaaatataaagCCAAAAGAAGCTTAAAAAGCTATAGTCGTATACATAAAATTGAAGATAAGTTTCTCACTAGTGCATATCCCACATTTCATTTGAAATTCATACTAGTATTCGATGCACATTTTCAACAACTGGAATTAAGCCATCAAAGTAATAAATAATGAATCATGGGAAATGGTAAACATTTAATCATGGAGAACAAACCATATCTTTCCTGAAACTCAGGTGTGCTTTGTAGAAACTCTAACCCTGGATGAGTTGCCAAAAGTTCACGTAGCACAGGCTTAAAGTCATCCTGTCGTCAAAGAAGCatcgaaaaaatatataccgTATCAATTAATCAAACAAGAGAAATACTACAATTTTGAACACAGTTCCAATCCTTAGCAACAAGAAATTAATAACTTCTGGATCTTCAAAGATAATTAGCTGGCTATGATGACATTATTCACATGGAATGAATTTAAGaagacaaattaaaataaaagataacctGAGTAAGGTACTTAAGATCCGGTTGCTTTAGAATCACATATATTTGAGTAGCCATATCCATAGTCAACATATTTCCATTGATCCAATAATCAACAAAAGCATCTCTACAAACAAAATAGTTAATATATAAGAACTGATACATGTGAACTGTACAAACTTATTAATTTCACATGTTCATTTTAACAAACACCAAAataaccattttgcaaaagagcTCATTCAAATTTCAGTTAAGTGGATGTCCCCACTTGACTAaaaagattttttaaaaaaaattaccaaggacACCGTTCACTCAAAAAAGAAAGATCAATCCACCCTAATTCCAAATTTATCAACTATACACATAATTCCAAATTTATCAACTATACACATAATTCCAACTTTATCAACTATACACATAAGCTAAACGTTAATCCCAAATCACAGAGTGAAAGTTACTTTTAGAGTTTCTCAACTTTTGAAGAAAGCCACTATCACTCAAACACAAGCCTACATACCACAATACTTTCAAATTCTTTATGCAgatttctagaaaaaaaaaattgacaagcAAGGCTTTCTCTAATTTACTAAAGCTATATTTGATCCACATAACAAAATCTTCCATAATATGCAAGAACTGTAATACAAAAGAGATCATTCAGCCAATATATGACCTAAAAAAGTTGATCTCAAAAACtcaaagtttgcaaattatataGGCACAACACCATAACGCAAATTTCTAAAGAGTGATGAGGTCCACCAATTCTCTCCCCTGGTAAGTATACTGTAAATAAAAGTGATGCTCCCCaacaaatatttttgaaaagaaaaagaaggatgATTTCCTGTTCATTATAAGAATGAGATACATGAAATTTACTGTTTGAATGGATGTGGGAAGCAAGATGACTTGAGGCCAtctaacatattaaaaaaaaaatgaatgttGGTGTTTCTTCTTGGTAGAAAAGCAAAAAGATAGACCAATGAAATAGAAAGCAACAGTGTAACATCCACCACAAAGACTCTTATGCAAGTACAATGTAAAAGGACTCTCACAATGTTCCGAAACCAAAAAATGTTCAAATACCTTGTTACATAACCAGCATTGCTAACATCAATCTTTTTGAAAAGAGCCGTAGAGAAAAATGATGGCAGCTTGCAAATTTCCTTCGTAACAGATTTAAATTCTGAAATgaaaacagaaattaaaaaatCCGCTATTGGAGTCAGACCATTACTTATCCTTATATCACAAGTTTATCTCACCACTAATCTGTAATCCATCCAAGTGACCATAGAAGAACTGATTAATCCTAAACAAGCATTGTTCTTTTAACTCGTTTGCAGGTGGACGACCATTTTGAAAGTAAAACTGCAAGCCACAAAAGCACAAATATTAGAACCAATCAAACACAGTTCAGTAATCAAGTCAAAAGATAGTGAGTTGAGTCCCTCTCCCCCAATTctcaacaaataaataaaaaaaaaatgaaacacgTAGCAAAAGGCTCCCTTATTACAGAAAATTATAAGAATTCTTCTCGAACCTGAGGTATCAATTCTTTAACTGGCTCGCTAATTAGTTTCAATGGAGAACCCAGATTAGAAGGGCCAGTCCTCTGTTTCATTATGCGAGGAGAGCCAGATGTACTTCTAGGTGATAGAGGAGGAGCACTTCCTGCAGGAAACATGGAAGGCAAAGAATTGCTAGAAGTGGCATGTGGACTAGAAGAGTTTCCAGGCACATTCAACGGACCACCTGATTTAGCTTCATTGAGCAATGTCGTCACCTACACTCGAAAATGTTGAAAACAGACAATTAGCACACTCTCCACTTTATTGGCTTTGCAAAATAAATCTCGTTAAAATACAGATATTGGACAAGAATAATCCGCcttccaaaatatttatttaaaaaagaataattctTTCCAAGATTGCTAATAATTTCGTTTTCTTTCATAAAGAATTGAGTAGAATTAATATATTGATAAATACTTAAGAGAGATAAAGACGAGAATTCTAAAGAATTAATACAAACACGATTCAGAGTAATCGGccaaaagtatatttttttctccTCTGTCTTGTTTATACATATACCCATTCAACAACAATCACCACTTTCAATAATCAACAGAATCGAGTCTGAATCAATTTATAGCATATCAACATCAGGCTAAAGAAAATAAATCAACCAAAAAGCCTTCTTTGATTTCAATACAATAATCTTCCCACAGAATtgacaaaacatataaaaaaaaattaatcaaacgaggaaagaaaaaacataacaaaaaacaGATAACCTATAAATTAATTCGAATTGCGAGATTCAAAACAACACAATACTAATATGAAATAGAAAATACCAGACGATTAGTGTCGGGAAGCGCAAGCCAATGCTCAAAAATAGTATCGACAAAACCTGGATTCGCTTTCATGGCCAAAGGAGAGACCTCAGAGAGCTGTAACAGGTCGGCGTCGAACGACGCCGCATCCCCGACGATTTCCATACTCATGGATGACGAAACACATATACTAGATCAACGAACCCTAGATTTGCAAATCCGAAAACAAGAGCGTTCACTCCAATGGCCAAACCTCTTGAGGTGTGGAATGGGGGAGAGAAAACCCTAGATCTTCGAAAAGTAAATTTTGATTCCTTGAAGAAGAAGGTGGATGTAATTGGAGATATAAACGGGAAAGgaatgaatgaaaagtcagagaAAATGAGAATGGAAATTTTGTTTCAGAGATCGATGAAATTTTCAGTGGGGAATAGCtacaaaatgaaatgaaataaaatgaaaataaaaaaggaaagaaagagagcagAAAAAGATCTGTGAAATAACACATGAAATTCTGATAAATTCGGTCTGAAGTGGGACACGTGTCATGTTTacgaattatttataattagaaaaaaataatgttatGATCTAAGCATAATTTATAtggataattaaatataatactacttttaaaatatatatatatatatgttcaaatattttattttatatttttctcaaaaaaaatttatttatatttttaaaaaaattataaaaaattaaaaaaaaattaaatataaataatagaaaaataacgtttgaacaaaatcaaaataaccaaacaaaaaataaaatacaaataataataaattaataaaatacaatataaaaatatataaaataactgtattttctataaataaaatcacaaaaatatttaaaatttcatataatcatattttcttttcttttttttgtatatttataaaatagggatattggcggctaaaccacttTAATTTTACGATTTGTAAcaattaaccacaaaaactgaaATTTTGACGGCGTAACTACCTAAATCCTGGTTCTGTTTTGATCTGTACCCCttcgtccaaaaatcacagttaagttccacggtggactgtccacgtgtacacacttgtacacgtggtaaatttttagtggtccacgtaattttagttttaaaataattataaatatttaaaaaaaataaaaaaatcatattaaaaaaataatttttttttttacttttttttcctttttactcAGGGAAAtgatatgaaacgattattatcattgtgactcgattatgattgaGTAAAAGAAACagtcattaccgttatgagtaattactatTGAAACTGCAGATagatttcttacttatcgtttgctgtatcgagcaacgatagtgacatatgtagctcgtggttaacgagtggtaaaggtactttatgaagtaccgGGATTGTGTGGTTATGATGATGTGAAATAGATCAAACATGTTATAATGTGATGAGTTGTAATTGAATAAGCTTTGTTATAATGTGACTGAATGAATGTTATATTGCTTATGAAATTAGTCACTTTCCTTGCAGAGCCTCAGTGACTCATGGAAAGTAAGAGTAATTGTTCATAGGAACGTAAAAATTGGAGTGCTTTGCGAAGCACTGAGAATATATGGTTATGTGttcattaaatattcatttAGGGTAATGATGAAGATGTTGACTAAGATGTTGTGGTTTTCCTATATTGTGTAATATGCATGTGATTATATAAATGTTAAAACTATATAGATATGCATGATGGATATGCGTGagtcacaaatatatatacgttATATTGAGATGTGAATATTTGCGTTTACAATGCTTTTGATTTAATatcttttcttgctgagtcattgtgactcacgggtgcttcgtgGTGCAGGTAAGAAAGTTAAAGCTATGTTCGAGAATCAGAGGtctcccagcaatgtacatatcagtcgTGGTGTCTTGGCTTTCGGGAAGCAGGATCGACCCTTTTTTCTATGTTTGAAAATATAACCTTACTTGTGTATTAGTGGTTTTGTAATTTGTtataacaaaatttataaataggGGATCCCCCACATTATAGTGGTACTTTTGGAAGTTTGTATTCTAATTTGAAACTATTAAGTGTTTTAAtttaaaccacacttttcctaaactaatagaTTAGGAAGAAATAAGTTTGTAAAAGCACATACATGGCGTCCCTGAGGGTCAGGGCGTTAcacaataagtctagtagtgtggtaaggaattatgttcaacatgtgatcaatttaaaataacataatatcattattagtcctcaatttcactgataccgtgatgcttaatgaataagccagtgaaattaaccATACACTACTTAACAAATAAGTCAGTGTCTGTAAACATGCTTAaaaaattaagccaacaaaatatcattgtcatTAAGTAATTAAACTTAAAAGACAATAATCACAgcaagatatgaactacatgctttcaatttaattattctcgagaatataacaaagcctaactgaaagcataaacatccaataataaaaaaaaaagtattgccccacaaagtagttcataacatcaacaagtaaattacatataaatgtaatctcaaaagatagaacatgaaactcccactaacccaaaggagcaaaagattataaaatgcccATATCAACCACATGTTTATTAAACTACACGACACTTAATCATTAAGTTAGAGGATCTGTTAACATCGACTTGGTCGTACAAtattcttgaccaagtctctaacagtgagatactttatttccatatattTTGAAGCACTACTgatctcattattctttgaaaagaatacaacaatattattatcataataGATTAGCATAAAATAGGAAATAGAAGcaactagtcgtatctctaaaatcaaaattctttaaccataaagcttagaaagatgccccataacatacGACAAACTCAACATAtatagtagatgatgtgattaaagtctatttaacactttttcTAAGAAATAGCAACACCaacaaaagtaaaaatatatctagaagttgactttaaatcatctacacaaccaccaaatcTGAATGCGAATAACTAACATCTtgaaaattgtcaaaatatttatacacaagcataaaactcttcgttctatgcaaatatctcaaaactttcttggttgcaacccaatgatcatggtCAGGATcaaataaatatctcccaagaacatcgaccatgaaagcaatgccaggtctagtgcaaacctaagcatattgttgggttt from Cannabis sativa cultivar Pink pepper isolate KNU-18-1 chromosome 2, ASM2916894v1, whole genome shotgun sequence encodes:
- the LOC133029074 gene encoding serine/threonine protein phosphatase 2A regulatory subunit B''beta-like, which encodes MSMEIVGDAASFDADLLQLSEVSPLAMKANPGFVDTIFEHWLALPDTNRLVTTLLNEAKSGGPLNVPGNSSSPHATSSNSLPSMFPAGSAPPLSPRSTSGSPRIMKQRTGPSNLGSPLKLISEPVKELIPQFYFQNGRPPANELKEQCLFRINQFFYGHLDGLQISEFKSVTKEICKLPSFFSTALFKKIDVSNAGYVTRDAFVDYWINGNMLTMDMATQIYVILKQPDLKYLTQDDFKPVLRELLATHPGLEFLQSTPEFQERYAETVIYRIFYYINRCGTGHLTLRELKRGNLIDAMQHADEEEDINKVLRYFSYEHFYVIYCKFWELDTDHDFLIDKENLIRYGNHALTYRIVDRIFTQIPRKFTSKVEGKMGYEDFVYFILSEEDKSSEPSLEYWFKCIDLDGNGILTRNELQFFYEEQLHRMECMAQEPVLFEDILCQIIDMIGPENESYITLRDLKGCKLSGSVFNILFNLNKFMAFETRDPFLIRQERENPTLTEWDRFAHREYIRLSMEEDVEDASNGSAEVWDESLEAPF